The Streptomyces sp. NBC_00659 genomic interval GCCCCCATACCTGGGCGGCCACCTGCTCCTCGGTCGGTCCCCCAGCGAGTCGGGGCGTGTAGTCCATGTCGTCGCTCTGCGCGACCTCGATGCGGATCTCGTCGAGATGGCAAAGCGGAAGCGGGTCGACGAGCCGGACGCTGAGCGTCGCTCGGTCGCCCTCACCCATCTCGATCCTCACGCTGAACTGTGGCAGCAGGTCGGCGTGCCAACGGTCCCGCTCGATGCGCGCGCGACCGCGTCCGGGGTGGCGTTCGCACGGCGCGCCGCCAGCCACGCGCCCCCGGTAGCGACCGCGCTGAAGACGGCCGTCGACCCGGCGATGATGGAAGCCCAGGGTGTTCCCATGAGGCGGGAGCGTAGCGGGAGTTGCAGAAACCGTATGCCATGACTCCGGCAAGCACATCGTTTGACGAGCCCAGGAATGCCTCGTAGGGCTCAGCGGTCGGGCTACTCGCCGGTAGTGCCGTCGATGGCCTCGCGGAGGAGATCCGCGTGGCCGACGTGGCGGGCGTACTCCTCGATCACGTGCTCAAGGACAAACCGCACGTCGGTGTCACCGAATTCCGGGTTCGGCACGATTCGCGCGAGATCGACGGTCACCCTCGCAAACACCTGCCGCGACTCCTCGCATGCCTTCAGGTAGTCCGCGTAGACGTCCCTGGCCGGCGTGGCGTCCGACTCGTCGTACCACTCGCCGCTGTCAGCAGTGGCATAGGTCCGATACGGGAAGAAGCAAGGCGTCGTGCCGGCCAACGTCCGCTGGAACCAGGCACGCTCGACCCCCTGCAGATGGCGCATGAGCCCCAGCAGGGTCAACGCCGACGACCCCACAGCGCGTAGCCGCAGCTGTGCATCCGAGAGACCCTCGCACTTCCACAGGAAGGTCGCTCGGTGGTAGTCGAGATTCGAGGCGATCACCTCCAACCACGCGCCCGATAGCGCACGCTCGGGCCGGACGATCTTCTGGACGACAAGGTCGCTCACGCTGGGGTCTCCCTGCTGGGCATCAGTCTTGGCCGAGTTGGTACGTACCCACGATCCGAGGACCGAGCAGCGTCTCTACCGGCACCTCGGGGGCACACCTGACCAAGGAGACCTCTCTTCGTATCGGAACTCATCGCTCGACGCCGCACCGAACGTGGCCAGGTGCCGCTGTGAGTCGCAGACTGCCTGGACACAACCCGGTGAACCCATGCGGGCGCACGATCGGCGACCGCGAAATGCACTCGCCTGGAGGCCGATGGACGACATCTCAGAGGTAACCCATAGTGACTTCCACCGGCCGCCAGTCGAGCACGAGCACACGTGGCGCGGATCCCTTCGGGGCACCCTCGCTGGGGAGAATCTGGGGAGTACGGGCGGCACCGGGGAGCACGTGGGGAGAATCGGCTGCATAGCGCGGCATGATCCAGTAGGACGCTGAAAGATCCATCCGCGCAGGCCAGAGGCCACCACGTTCGACGATCTGGTGCTGCTCGTGGAGGTCAAGTCCATGATGCCGACCGAGAACGCCCGGCTCGGCCTGGAAGACGGAGTGGCGGAGACCGACAGCAAACTGGCTCGCGCCTACCGTCAGGTCAACACCACCTCGGCCCAGATCGACGAGCGCAATCCGGCATTCGCCGGCATCCCGACCGACCGTCCGCGTCAGGCGCTGATCGTCACCCTTGAGCCGTTCCCCGTCGCCAACGCCAACCTGCCCCCCCCCACGTGGACCTGCCCACAGCCGACATCCCGACCACGGTCGTCGGAGCCCAGGAGATCGAACGCCTGGTGACCTTGACCGACACCACGCCCAGCTCGCTGCTTCTGGAACGGGCGGCCGACCCCCAGCGCTCCACGTGGGCGCTCAACGAATACCTCAACGGACACGAGTGCGACCGCAACCCGGTCCTCGACCAGGGATGGGCGGCCTACCCCTGGTCAAAAGCCCGGCTGCCATCCGCCCCAGATGGAATGTAGGTCCGTACAGCACCGATCGCCCGGCAGTATGCCTCTGTGCCCTTCATCCCCGGAACCAATACTCACGCCGTCGAACCGGCACGGATCCGTCTGGCGGCAGCCGGGGCCGCGGTGGTGACCGTCGGCGCGGGGCTGGGACTCCGGGCGGTGGCCACGGGAAGCCTGGCCAAGTACGGCGGCGACGCGCTGTACACCGTCCTGCTTCTCGCCCTTGTCGTTCTGGTGGCGCCACGAGTGACGCCCCTGACGGCCGCCGGAGGCGCACTGGCCGTCAGTTGGGGCGTCGAGTTCCTGCAACTCAGCGAGATGACAGCGGAACTCTCCCAACGCAGCCCCGTTGCCCGCCTCGTGCTCGGTTCCACTTTCAATCCACCCGACCTGTTCTGGTACGCAGTCGGTGCGGGAGCGGGATGGCTCGTCCACACCGCTGTGGGCCCCTATCCGGCACGTCGTCGTACAGCGCCCGGTTGAATCCGGCCTCCTGGCGGCGAAGGAGGACGAGTAGCGGTGAACAGCGTCGGACACCAGGTCCGCAGGGATAACAGCGTTGTCGGCAATTCAAAGATCAGGGCCGGAACCGTGTGGCTGAGGACCCGGGGTGCTGATGCTGACCGAGGACGGTGGTTCGGCCGCTGGTGAACGCCGATCCTGCGGCAGGATCCGTCCGCCTATCCTCCGGACATGGTTGATCAACGCTCGGTCGACGTCGGCGGGGTCCGGCTGGCCTGTCGGATATCGGGTCCGCCGGATGCTCCGCCGCTCGTCCTGTTGCACGCGCTGGGTGAGGATGCCACCGACTGGGAGGCGGTTGTGCCGGTCCTCGCCCAAAGCCGACGGGTGTATGCCCTCGATCTTCGCGGTCACGGCCGAAGCGACTGGCCGGGGGACTACTCCCTCGAACTCATGCAGGCCGATGTGCTCCGGTTCCTGGACGCGCTGGGACTTGGCCCTGTGGATCTGATCGGGCACTCCATGGGCGGGATCGTGGCCTACCTGCTCGCGCAGGACCATCCGCAGCGGGTGAGCCGGCTCGTCCTGGAGGACGTTCCCTTCCCGCGTCCCCGGGAGCGGACCACCCCGACCAGGCCGGACGGCGCCCTGACCTTCGACTGGGAGATGGTGCCGGCCATCAGGCGGCAGATCGATGTGCCTGACCCCAGGTGGCTGGAGCGACTCAGCCGGATCAGCGCCAGGACCCTCGTGCTCGCGGGAGGCCCGCACAGCCATGTCCCCCAGGACGGCGTCGCCGAGCTGGCCCGCCGCATCCCCGGCGGGCGAGTGGTCACCATCCCGGTCGGACACCTGATCCACCACGCAGCACCGGAAGCGTTCACCGAGGCGGTTTCGGCGTTCCTGCAGGAGAACTTCCGTCCTGCCCGCCAACCATGAGCACGGTCACCAGCCGTGACGTGGGGACAGCCGCGCGGGTTGTTCGAGCGTGACCGAGAAGTGGGCCCGTACAGCCTTGTCCCATCCTGCCTTCACGGGCGTCTCGCGTGCACATCTCGGCGGTTTGACCGAGGAGTTAGCCGGGCCGCTGCAGGCCGGCGGGAATCGGCACTGCATCAGCGGCGGGAAAGGAAACGTCATCGTGGCATCGGGGCGGGCCGCAAGCACGAACTGGTCTTCACCGACCGGATGCTGGTCGCGCCGGCCCACCTGCGCACTCAGCTCCCACACGCCAGGCCCGCCGCGCTGTACGGGGTCGGCCGCTCCACCGCCACCGAGGCCATCGGCGAGATGCGCCCACCGCTTGCCGACTGCGGCTTCGCTGCCCCCGACAAGCCCGGACTGCGCCTGCGAACGTTGGCCGATGTGTTCGCCTACGACGATACGGAGGGCGTGACCTTCCGAATCGACGGGACCCAGACCCAGATCCGCCGCCCGAAAACCCACCGGCCGAGCCGCTGCACGCTCGTCTCCGGCGAGAAGAAGCAGAACACGATGAAAACCACCACGATCAGCGAGGGAGCACAGATGAATCATGCATCTCCGGCGCGAGCGAAGGCGCTCCGACGCGGGCGCGGTTCCTCGTGCGGTGCACGGTGTCCACTCCGCGCGAGCGGAGGTCTTCCGTCAAGCAAGATCCGGACCATTCCCGGACCAAGCTGACGGCCATCACCGACAGCGCTCTCGTTTCCGCAGATCAACGCAGCCGCCCCGCGTGTACCACCAGCAGACGAAGAATCTGCTGGGCCGAACGCGCACTGCGCCCAGGCGCAGCACCTTGCCCGTGCCCACGGCGGCTGAGCGGCTCGGCCTCTCAGGCTGGTCGCCTACCACGCAACGACTCTGAGCCGATCAGCCCCAGACGCCCGAGTTCAACGGAGCGCAGTCAGCACCAAGTCAGCACGGGAGGGGTGAACACGGGTGATGACATGGGCTTTTGGTCAGCACCGAACCAGCACGGGAGTCAGCACCCCACCGTCAAATCACCCCGAACTGCGCGTCCCGGACAACGCTCGTTTCGATCACCTTCGAGCCCCGACCCCCCTTCCGTGAGCCGGCATGGTGGCCGCACGCATAAGCAAGCCTCGAACTATGTCGCCCCGCCACATGTCCGCCTGACCTGCATGTTTCTACGGTGTGCCGACACGTACCCGTCCCCACCGCACACGAGGAAGTGGCGCACATGGACTCCGGAACCACCGCTCCCCCACCCCCCGCCAGCCTCAAGCGCATCGTCGCCGCCAGTCTCATCGGCACCACCATCGAGTGGTACGACTTCTTCCTCTACGGCTCGGCCGCCGCCCTGGTCTTCAACAAGCTGTTCTTCCCCGACTCCGACCCGCTGGTCGGCACGCTGCTCTCCTTCCTGACATACGCCGTCGGATTCGCGGCCCGGCCGCTGGGCGCGCTCGTCTTCGGACACTACGGCGACCGGCTCGGCCGCAAGCGGCTGCTGGTACTGAGTCTGCTGCTGATGGGCGGGGCGACCTTCGCCATCGGTCTGCTGCCCACGCACGCGACCGTCGGTGCGGCGGCCCCCGTCCTGCTCACCGCACTGCGTCTGGTGCAGGGCTTCGCACTGGGCGGCGAATGGGGCGGTGCGGTCCTGCTGGTGTCCGAGCACGGCGACGCGAAGCGGCGGGGGTTCTGGGCGTCATGGCCGCAGACCGGAGCTCCCGCGGGCCAGCTCCTGGCGACGGGCGTCCTGTCACTGCTCACCGCCACGCAGTCGGACGCCACCTTCCTTTCCTGGGGCTGGCGCGTCCCGTTCCTCCTCTCCGGTGTGCTGGTCGTCGTCGGTTTGTGGATTCGTCTGTCTGTCGACGAATCGCCGGTGTTCAAGGAGGCGCTGGCGCGGTCCGAGGCCCGCAAGGCGGCCGGAGCGGACGAGCCGGAGAAGCTTCCGCTGGTCTCCGTCCTGCGCCACCACTGGCGTGACGTGCTGGTCGCGATGGGCGCCCGCATGGCCGAGAACATCAGCTACTACGTGATCACCGCCTTCATCCTCGTGTACGCCACCACCTCCGCCGGCGTCTCCCGGCAGACCGCGCTCAACGCCGTTCTCATCGCCTCGGCCGTGCACTTCGCCGTCATCCCGGCTTGGGGCGCCCTCTCCGACCGCATCGGCCGCCGCCCCGTCTATCTGCTCGGCGCCGCGGGTGTCGGCCTCTGGATGTTCCCGTTCTTCTCCCTCATCGACACCGGCGGCTTCGCGAACCTGATCCTCGCCGTCACCGTCGGCCTGGTCCTCCACGGCGCCATGTACGCGCCCCAGGCCGCGTTCTTCTCCGAGATGTTCGCGACCCGGATGCGCTACTCCGGTGCCTCCATCGGGGCTCAGTTCGCCTCCGTCGCGGCGGGCGCGCCCGCACCTCTCATCGCGACGGCCCTGCTCTCCTCGTACGACAGTTCCACTCCCGTCTCCCTGTATGTGATCGGGGCGGTTCTGCTGACCCTGATCGCCGTGGGCTTCGCGAAGGAGACCCGCGACCGCGACCTGTCCGCCGTCGAGGACGTGACCGACGATCAGCCGGCCCCGATCGCGCCGGCGGACGCCCGTACGGTCTGACCGCGCGCCCGCGCTCCCCGGTCCCCGCACGCGATGCCGTGTGCGGGGATCAGCGCGGTCCGTACGACGACAACCGGTGCAGTCGCAGAGCGAGCTGTATCTCCAATATGCGGGCCGGGCTCTGCCAGTCCTCTCCGAGCAGGCGCCCCACCCGCTCCAGCCGCTGCGCCACGGTGTTCACATGCACGTGCAGGGCGTCCTTCGTACGCGCCGGGCTCATACCGCTGGCGAAGTACGCGTCGAGGGTGCGCAGCAGGTCGGTGCCACGCCGTTCGTCGTAGGCGACGACTCCGCCGATCGTCCGGCCGACGAACCCGGAGATGTCCCGGTCCCCGGCGAGCAGCAGCCCGAGGAAGCCGAAGTCCTCGGCGGCCGCGCCGTCGCCGGCCCGGCCGAGCAGGCGCAGCGCCTCCAGGCAGCGCTGCCCTTCGGTGTATGCCGCGGCCACCGCTTCCGGGTGCGTCGCGAGCCGGTCCAGGGGTGCGGAGGCGCCCACGGTCACCGCCTCCTGAACGGCGGTGCCCAGCTCCTTGGCGGTGCGGCGGGCCAGAGTCGTCGCCGTGTCGCCGGGCCCGAGCGGGAGCAGCAGGACGGTGCCGCCGTCGCGGGCGGCGGCCAGTCCATGGCGGGTGGCGGCGAGATGGGACGCGGCCGACCACAGCCGTCTGCGCGCACCCGCCTCCTGGCCGGCGTCGGCGGCCACGATGTCGAGCCGGGCCGCCAGCACGACATGGGGTCCGTCCAGATCGGCGTGCAGCCGCGCCGCCCGCTCCCGCAGCAGCCCCGGATCGCGGTCCCGGGTGTCCAGCAGGTCGTCCAGCAGCTCGCCGCGCACCCGCTGTTCGGCCTCGGAGGCCGAGCGTCTGGCGAGCAGGAGCAATGACGTGACCATCGCGGCGCGCTCCAGGGTGCGCTGGTCGACGGGGTCGAGGCCGGGATGCCCGCGCAGCACGAGCGCGCCGAGCAGTTCGCCTCCCGCCGCCACCGCGGCGACCCAGTCGTCGCCGTGCCGTACGGCGTGGCCGTCGGCGCGGGCGGCTTCCACGGCCATGGGCGGTGTGCCGCCCGGCTCGGTGAACTCGACGGTGCCGTCCAGGACTTCGGACACCGTGGCGGCGACGTCGTGGACACCCCCGCCGCGCAGCACGAGTTCGGCCAGCCGGTCATGGACGTCCGAGGCGCGTTCGATCACCGCGCTGCGGTCCCGGATGATCTCGTTGGCCCGGCCGAGGCGGTCCAGGGCGGAGCGTGTCTCCATGAGTGCGTTCGCCGAGTCGATGGCCGCCGCGGCCAGGGCCGCGAAGGAGCCGAGCAGGGCGATCTGTTCCCGGTCGAAGACCCGTGCCCTGCGGTCCGCCGCGAACAGCACGCCGATGACCTGGGGCCCGATCATCAGCGGCACCCCGAGAATCGCGACGAGCCCCTCGTCCTGTACGCCCGCGTCGATGGTCCGGGTGTGCTGGAAGCGCTCGTCCTTGAAGTAGTCGTCGGTGACGTACGGGCGGGCGGTCTGTGCGACGAGTCCACCGAGGCCCTCTCCCATGCCGAGCCGCAGCTGCTGGAAACGCGCGGCGACCGAGCCCTCGGTGACCCGCATGTAGGTGTCACCCCTGGCCGCGTCGTTCAGACTGAGATACGCGATGTCCGTGCCCAGCAGCGACCGGGCCCGCTGCACGATCGCCCGCAGTACGGCGTCGAGGTCACGCAGGCCCGCGAGGTCGTGCGCGGTCTCGAAGAGCGCTGAGAGTTCGGCCTCGCGGCGGCGCCGTCCCTCTATCTCCGTGCGCACGCGCAGAGCGAGCAGCTTGGCCTGTTCGAGCGCGGCGACGCGCCCGTCGGGCAGACCCTCGGCGCGGGCGAGCAGCACCGGCTGCTCGTAGGCGTCGGCGGTCGCTCCTCGGGCCAGGAGTTCCAGGAACGGCGCTTCCGCGCTGTCGGCGGAGCGCTCGGCTGATGGCAGGTGATCGCGAGACATGGCAACAGGATCGCGCAGATGCGGGCCGGCGCCCCGGCCCTGTGGACAACTATCCGCAGGGCAACGCCTCGGCCCTGTGGACAACTCGTCCCCGGCCCGCGTGCGGCACGGTTCGAGCTGGGCCGGCTCGGGCTCAGTGCGCGGTCCAGCCCCCGTCCAGCGCCAGCGACGTTCCGGTCATGAAAGCCGCCTGTGGACCGCAGAGATAGGCCACCGCCTCAGCGACCTCCTCCGGCTCGATGAGCCGCTTGACCGCGCTGTCCCGCAACAGGACCTCGGTCAGGACGCGCTCTCGCGGGATGCCGTGCGTACGCGCCTGATCGGCCAGCTGCTTCTCGACGAGTGCGGTGCGCACATAGGCGGGGTTCACACAGTTCGAGGTGACTCCGTGGGGGGCGCCTTCGAGGGCTGCGGTCTTCGAGAGCCCCTCGAGTCCGTGCTTCGCGGCGACGTACGCCGATTTGAACGCCGAGGCGCGCAGTCCGTGGACCGAGGAGACGTTGACGATGCGACCCCAGCCCTGCCCGTACATATGAGGCAGTGCCCCGCGGATGAGCCGGAACGGCGCCTCCAGCATGACGGTCAGCACCGTGTGGAACACGTCGGGCGGGAATTCCTCGATGGGGCGGACCATTTGCAGACCGGCGTTGTTCACGAGGACATCGGTGCCGGCCGCGGCCTGCTCCGCCGCGTCGAGGTCGGTGAGGTCGAGGACGTGCGGCTCGACCGTGCCGGCCAGGCCGTGGGTCTGCTCGGCCAGGGTTTCCAGGCCTTCGGCGTCCCGGTCGACCGCTCTCACCTTGGCCCCGGCGGCGGCGAGCCGCAGCGCGCAGGCGCGGCCGATGCCGCTCGCGGCGCCGGTGACAAGGGCGGTGCGGCCACCGAGGTCGAGTGCGAAGGCGTGGGGGCCCGGGAGGGCGCTGGGCGCGGTCATGCCTCGACCCTAGGCAGCGCTCAGGCCACCACCGATGTGGTCAGCACACACACTTCGCCCTCAGATCATGGACTCGAACCATGTGGGTTCGTCAAGCAGCGCCTGCTTGATCCGGATGAGGGCGTCGTCCTGCAGCTTCGGCAGGGCGTCCACGTCGAACCAGCCCACCTGGAGCGACTCGTCGTCGTTGACGCGGGCTTCCCCGCCGATGGCTCGGCACCGGAAGGTGGTGTCCATGAACTGGCAGACGTCGCCGTTGGTGTAGGTCACCCGCTCCCCGGCCGCGACCATGACGACGCGCTCGACCTCGGCGCGCACCGCCGTCTCCTCGTACACCTCGCGGACCGCGCAGACCGCGGGCTGCTCCCCCGGCTCCGGAATGCCGGAGATGAGCGCCCACCTGTGGTTGTCGGAACGCTGGCCGAGCAGAACACGGCCTTCGTCGTCGAAGACCACGGTGGTGACCCCGGGGAGCCAGAGGAGCTGGTGGCCCGCGAAGGCCCGGATCTCGCGGATGAAGTCGGGAGTAGGCATGTCCCCGACCCTATCCGCGCGATTCGCCCGCTTCCGCGCGGGCACGGAGACCCGGTCTAAACGGTGTTCCGCCGCGATCGGACCGCCGTCGTGGCGGCCCAGCCGAGGCCGCCCGCCGCGACGAGCACCAGGATCAGTTCCGGGACGATGCCGAGCTTCGTGGCCGGGGTCTCGGAGGAACGCAGCGGAACCTTCTGGACGAGCGAGTCGGCGACGAACATGCCGGTCCTCTGGGTGATCTTCCCGTCGGGCATGATCACGGCGCTGACACCGCTCGTCACGGGCACCGTGACGGTGCGGCTGTGCTCGACGGCGCGGACGCGGGACATGGCGAGCTGCTGGTAGGTCATCTCGCTGCGGTCGAAGGTCGCGTTGTTGCTGGGCACCGAGATGATCTGCGCGCCGTCGGTGACGGTGCTGCGCACGGCCCAGTCGAACGCCGCCTCGTAACAGGTGACGAGTCCGATACCGGTGCCGTTCATCTTGAACACACCCGGCTCGGTGCCGCGGCTGAAGTCCTGGCGG includes:
- a CDS encoding DinB family protein, which encodes MSDLVVQKIVRPERALSGAWLEVIASNLDYHRATFLWKCEGLSDAQLRLRAVGSSALTLLGLMRHLQGVERAWFQRTLAGTTPCFFPYRTYATADSGEWYDESDATPARDVYADYLKACEESRQVFARVTVDLARIVPNPEFGDTDVRFVLEHVIEEYARHVGHADLLREAIDGTTGE
- a CDS encoding ribosomal maturation YjgA family protein: MPFIPGTNTHAVEPARIRLAAAGAAVVTVGAGLGLRAVATGSLAKYGGDALYTVLLLALVVLVAPRVTPLTAAGGALAVSWGVEFLQLSEMTAELSQRSPVARLVLGSTFNPPDLFWYAVGAGAGWLVHTAVGPYPARRRTAPG
- a CDS encoding alpha/beta fold hydrolase is translated as MVDQRSVDVGGVRLACRISGPPDAPPLVLLHALGEDATDWEAVVPVLAQSRRVYALDLRGHGRSDWPGDYSLELMQADVLRFLDALGLGPVDLIGHSMGGIVAYLLAQDHPQRVSRLVLEDVPFPRPRERTTPTRPDGALTFDWEMVPAIRRQIDVPDPRWLERLSRISARTLVLAGGPHSHVPQDGVAELARRIPGGRVVTIPVGHLIHHAAPEAFTEAVSAFLQENFRPARQP
- a CDS encoding MFS transporter; translation: MDSGTTAPPPPASLKRIVAASLIGTTIEWYDFFLYGSAAALVFNKLFFPDSDPLVGTLLSFLTYAVGFAARPLGALVFGHYGDRLGRKRLLVLSLLLMGGATFAIGLLPTHATVGAAAPVLLTALRLVQGFALGGEWGGAVLLVSEHGDAKRRGFWASWPQTGAPAGQLLATGVLSLLTATQSDATFLSWGWRVPFLLSGVLVVVGLWIRLSVDESPVFKEALARSEARKAAGADEPEKLPLVSVLRHHWRDVLVAMGARMAENISYYVITAFILVYATTSAGVSRQTALNAVLIASAVHFAVIPAWGALSDRIGRRPVYLLGAAGVGLWMFPFFSLIDTGGFANLILAVTVGLVLHGAMYAPQAAFFSEMFATRMRYSGASIGAQFASVAAGAPAPLIATALLSSYDSSTPVSLYVIGAVLLTLIAVGFAKETRDRDLSAVEDVTDDQPAPIAPADARTV
- a CDS encoding helix-turn-helix domain-containing protein, with translation MSRDHLPSAERSADSAEAPFLELLARGATADAYEQPVLLARAEGLPDGRVAALEQAKLLALRVRTEIEGRRRREAELSALFETAHDLAGLRDLDAVLRAIVQRARSLLGTDIAYLSLNDAARGDTYMRVTEGSVAARFQQLRLGMGEGLGGLVAQTARPYVTDDYFKDERFQHTRTIDAGVQDEGLVAILGVPLMIGPQVIGVLFAADRRARVFDREQIALLGSFAALAAAAIDSANALMETRSALDRLGRANEIIRDRSAVIERASDVHDRLAELVLRGGGVHDVAATVSEVLDGTVEFTEPGGTPPMAVEAARADGHAVRHGDDWVAAVAAGGELLGALVLRGHPGLDPVDQRTLERAAMVTSLLLLARRSASEAEQRVRGELLDDLLDTRDRDPGLLRERAARLHADLDGPHVVLAARLDIVAADAGQEAGARRRLWSAASHLAATRHGLAAARDGGTVLLLPLGPGDTATTLARRTAKELGTAVQEAVTVGASAPLDRLATHPEAVAAAYTEGQRCLEALRLLGRAGDGAAAEDFGFLGLLLAGDRDISGFVGRTIGGVVAYDERRGTDLLRTLDAYFASGMSPARTKDALHVHVNTVAQRLERVGRLLGEDWQSPARILEIQLALRLHRLSSYGPR
- a CDS encoding 3-hydroxybutyrate dehydrogenase produces the protein MTAPSALPGPHAFALDLGGRTALVTGAASGIGRACALRLAAAGAKVRAVDRDAEGLETLAEQTHGLAGTVEPHVLDLTDLDAAEQAAAGTDVLVNNAGLQMVRPIEEFPPDVFHTVLTVMLEAPFRLIRGALPHMYGQGWGRIVNVSSVHGLRASAFKSAYVAAKHGLEGLSKTAALEGAPHGVTSNCVNPAYVRTALVEKQLADQARTHGIPRERVLTEVLLRDSAVKRLIEPEEVAEAVAYLCGPQAAFMTGTSLALDGGWTAH
- a CDS encoding NUDIX hydrolase; translation: MPTPDFIREIRAFAGHQLLWLPGVTTVVFDDEGRVLLGQRSDNHRWALISGIPEPGEQPAVCAVREVYEETAVRAEVERVVMVAAGERVTYTNGDVCQFMDTTFRCRAIGGEARVNDDESLQVGWFDVDALPKLQDDALIRIKQALLDEPTWFESMI